The region AACAGCGATGTGCGCAGTTCGATCTGCGTCAGGTCCAGCTCGGGCAGTGCGCAGTGTTCGAACCGGATTTGCTCCCAGCCGGCAGCGACCGTGGCTGGCGCCGTTCGCCGATCCAGCACGAGGTCCAGATGGTCGTCCTTGCGCCGGGTCAGGGCGTCGTCGCACCCGCTCGCTCGATCCGCCGTATTGGGCGTTGGCGTTGCGTCGGATCGGACCGAGGGCGCCGAGCGCACGCCGCCGCCTCCCGCGCGTTCACGCCGGCGCACGCTGGCCTCCCCCCGCCGCATCGTTGCCGTAGCGGCTGATCGAGGTCTGGTAGTACTTCGCGCGAATGACCGCCATGGCCTCGATTAACGGTCCCCATGGTGCAGGAAAGCGTTCTTTCGCCATCACTCGGTGCAGCATGCGCGCATGGCCGACCAGCTCGTCGTTGAGGAAATCCTCCACAGGCATAGCCGGATAACGCTGCAGGAGCAGGATGGCAGCGTTGTCGGCCTCTCCCGCCGCCCTATCCTTGGCGCATCCATGCAGATCGTTCTGCAGGCGCCCTATCGTGGAGATGAGCCGCAGCACCTGGCGAAACGCCGGACGCGCGCGCAGGGTCGCCATGTCCAGCCCCCATAGCAACGACAGGCAACAGAACACGTTCGCGTAGGCGATCGAATCGATGGAATTGTGCAAGTATTCGGCGTACGACCAGCGTTCAGCCCCCGCAGCCTGCGCGTGTCCGGCGCGCAGCGCCGCGCAGTAGCACCGGGTATCGTTAAGAAGCTCAGTATAGTCGCGCCTATCGTAGGCGAGCGCGGCCAGGGAAGCGCGCAGCACAGCGCAGCCCTCGAAACCGGAGATCGCGCATGGCACGCCCTGCCCCAGCGCCTGCTCCACCGCGGCCAGCTGCTCCGGCGCGATCAGGCCAAGGTCGTTGCAATCGTCGAGCCAAAACAGTAGCGCCAACTCGCGATAAAACGCCACGATCAGCTTTTCGTCCTGCGGATCTCGGCCGGTGCGGGCGCTGATATCGTGCAAGCTCGGTTGGATACACTGCAGGATGTACTGTCCGCCCCTAACTGCTTCTACGGCATGCTCGTCGGCGAATCCGGTCAGGGAACGCCCCCACTCCAGTACTTGCTGCAGCGCGCTTTCGGTCGGGATCATTGCGCTATTCCTCCTGCTACCTCGGTCGGGATGCGCCGCCCCCAACGAAGAGCCAGCCACAAGCCGGCGAGTTCGATCACGCGCACGACCCGGGTCGGGCAATACAATTCCTTGCCGATCCACAGCGGCGTCTGCGGCAATTCATGCGCCTCATGGCGAGCGAGCATCCACTCCAGCGCGTGCGCGACCGCCAGCGCGATGCGGGCGCGCCCTGTCGGCTCTTCACGCCCATCCATCACGTGCAACGCGAACAGCGCATAGGCGGTTTCCTCAAATGTTGACGCGCGACCCGCGCCCCAGCCGCCGTCGTCGCGCTGCGCCTGCAACAGCGCCGCCAGCGCGCGCTCGTCGCGCCACTGGGGCGCGCCTTGCGCGAGCGCAGCGATTGCATGCGCGGTGGGATACAGCCACGAAACATGCCATTTGTCATTGTCCCATAGACCGTCCGCGTTGCGATTGGCCTCAAGGTAAGCGCTGGTACCGGCGGTGGGCTTTCCCAACAGTCTGAACGCATGCAGGGCGTGGATGTTGGTCGACACCGAGGCATTGCGCTCGCCGGGGAAGGTAACGAACAGCCCGCCGATTTCGAAGTGGCGCAACGCGTCGGCAGTCGGGTTGCGTCCTGCTAGGCGCAGGATGCACAACGCAACAGCAGTGTCGTCCGCATCGGCCGCGAAGTGCAAGGCCGGACCCAGACCGCGCACGCCCAGACAGGCATCGAGCTGCGCGACGATCACGCGCACCGCCTCGGCGAGCGCGGGATGCGAAAACAACCCGGCCAGATGCAGAGTGTACAGCGACCAGCATGGCTCGAACACGTTGATCGGCCAGACGCTGGGAACGACACCTTCGATGCCGCTGCGCGCCGCGCGCGATGCGGCCTGAAGATACCTGTCGGCACGCTCGACCTGTGGCGCGCTCGCCTGTGTGAGGGCGTGCGCACGCCACGCGGCGGTTGCCGCCGGGCTGATGCCGATGCTGCCGTCGTCGTCCAGGCATGCCGTGGTCGGCGACGTCCCCCAGGCTTCCCAGGAGTGCAGCAACGGATGGCCGCTCGGCAGCGGTCCCACCGTCCCCAACTTAACCAGGCACGCTTGCCGCAACGGCAACAGCGCCGGGTAGCGCGGAAACACCACGTCGCCCACCAAGGATGTGGCCTCGCCGGAGATCTGCGGCAGGATCAGCTCCGCGCCTACCGGCGCGTCTTCCGGCACCGCATCCGCGTAGGGATCCGGCTGGCGCTCGAGGAACCGCGTTGCAGCCTGAACTGCGTCCGCAGCGCCGGGAAGAGGATCGGCACGCCGCAATGCAAGCAACGCCGCCCACGTGGGTACATGGCGGAACAGTGGGAAGTCAGCACTTCCCCACCCGCCATCGGCCTGTTGCTGCGCCATGAGCCACGCGTGTCCGTTCTGCCGACCGGTGACGTTGCCGCTGAACTGCAAAACGCGCGCCGTGTCGTAAACGGACGGACTCACGCTGCCGCCATCGCGCGTCTCGTTCAGCAGGTGGCGCAATTCAGAAAGGATCTGTTCGGACAGCGCACTCATGCGGGATGTTCCCTCTGCAGGCAGTTGACGAGAAGCGCGGCGAAGCGCACTTATGCTGGCGGCGGTCCGCCGGGCAGCGCGGCGGACCGCGGTGGGCAACCGCTCCGATCTGCGCCGTGGAATCGAACACAATGTAGCATCTAGCGGTGCCGCCGGCCGATCGCAGCGGTACGGCGGCGCCTCCGTGCGGACCGGCACCAATGCGCACGGCGCGTGCTTGAACAGATACCCTTTTGGCCCGCTGCACGGCCTGCGCCAACCGCTCCGCACGCGGGCGCAGCGAGGTGATGGCTTCCTCGGCCTCTGGCCATAGGCCCGGCACTGACTGGGGCGCTGCATGCAGCTTCGTGATCGGCACGCCGGTTGCTTTCTTCTCCGCCGCATGCTTGCCGGGGGCTTGCCCAGCGTCGCGTCATCCGCTGGCGTGTCATCCTCGACCACCTACAATACAAGGCCGAAACAGGCGCGATAGCGATCCAGTGCGCGGTACAGCGTAACGCGCGGCATCCTCCGCGACGGCGCATAGCGCGCCCATGCCTATGGACGCGCGCACCGGCAATCCGCCGCACGCCTGCGCGCCCGATCCGCCGAACGGGGAAACGCCAGTTCGGTCGTCGCTTAGCGTGGAACCCTTCTGCATGTTGTTCATCTCCTTCTACCTGACAGAGAATGCCGCGGCGAGCGGCGAGCCGCCGCGGTGCTGCCGGCGTCGCACCGCGCGCGCGCGCCGAGTGCAGCAATGCCACCCATCGTCGTCGCCGCTGCCTCTTGACACGGGGCAGAGGATCCCAGCTCATGAGAATCCGATGCGGACTGTCATGGACGGATGTGCGGTCGGGTAATAGCGCCGGCCTTTTTCGACGCCGCTCATCAATCGCGGCCGCACCCCGGCCTCCTGCATGGTCAATGCCAAGGCGATGCTGAACTGCACCAGCTCCAGCCATACAAGGTGATAGCCCATGCAGACGTGTGGGCCGGCACCGAACTGCAGCATGTCCACCGGCCGGATCGGCTCCGTGCGTTGCAGCCACCGCCCCAGACGGAACTGATCGGGCGCTTCGTGCAGCAGCGGCGAGGTCGAGAAATGCAGTAGTGGGATGCACAAATGAGTGCCCGCAGGAATGCGCCGCTGGCCGAGTTGTAATTCCTGCATCGCGCGACGCGGTACGAGCGAGGAAGCCGGATGCATTCGTAGCGTCTCCCGAAACAGCGCCTCTGCGACCGGACATTGCGCCAGGTCCTCGTGCCCGGTCGGCACCGCGCCCACGCGTTGCGCCTCTTCGACCAGGGCGTCCCACAGCTCTGGATGCTGCGCCAGCTCGATCACCATCCAGGCTATCGTCGAGGCGGAGGTCTCGTGGCCGGCAAGCAGCAGCAAGCGGATATTGGCGACCAGGACGTCATCGGAGAGCGCGCCATCGCTGCAATCGAAGGCGCTCACCATGTCGTTGATCAACCCGGTGCGCGCGGCGCGCGCGCGCGTCCCGGATGAACTGGCGCGACTGCGCGTCGATCCAATCGCGGGCGGCGCGGCCGCGTCGCAAGGGCATCCCCGGCAGGTCGATCGGGGGCGCGACCATCAATTGTAGCAGTTGCCGGTACTTGCGATGCCACTCCGACAGGTCTTGGGCGGGGATGCCCATGAGACTGAAGGTGAGTTTGAGCATCAGGTTGCGGGTGTCTGGCAGGATAGCGACTTCACCGCGGTCGCGCCACGCCTTGACCTGAGCCCTAATAATTGGTTCGAACAGCTCGCCGATGCCGGCCTCGGTCAGACCCCTCGGCAGAAACGCCGCTTTTATCCCATCGCGCGCCTGCCGGTGCGCGCTACCGTCCAAAGTGACCAACGTTCCGCCAAGGATGTCGGGCGCCATCTCTTCGATCAGGGCCGAGGACACTTCCTTGTGCCGGAGCAATGCGAGCGCATCTGGATCCAGGCATGTCATCAGGTGTCCGGCCGGGCCGAAGTCCAGCCAGAAGTGGCTGCCTAGGGTCCTTTCCGCGCGCCGCAGCAGGCGCGGCAGATCGCAGACGATGGCGGGAAGATGCCCGACCAGGGGGAAAGCGCCAGGCATGACCGGGATGTCGTCCCGTAGCCGGCGCCAGCGGTTCAGCGGGTTGAGCAGCATGTCCATCACCAATGCGACGCTGCGGTTGCTTCGGCGGCGTCACCGGCCGGCCGAGCCGCGCTGTTGCCACCGTCGGCGTAGGTTGGAACATGCGCCAACATGCCGCCGTCGATGCACACCACCTGGCCGGTGATGAACGCAGCCTCCTCCGAGAGCAGGAACGCGACCAGCGCGGCTACGTCCTCGGGGCGGCCGACGTGCGGCAGGAGCTGGTGCCGGTGTAGATGCCGTTGCATGCACTCGTCCAGCTTGGCGAAGAGACGTTCGGTCATGACAAGACCTGGCGCAACCGCGTTGCAGCGGATCTTCGCGTGTCCGTATTGGGTGGCAAGCGAGGCCGACAGCATGTTCATTGCGGCCTTCGACGCGGCGTATGACGTCAGTGCGGTGTCGCCGCTGAGCCCTTGGCACGATGACATGTTCACGATCGCGCCACCACCACGGCCGATCATTTGTGGGATGGCCTGCCGGCAGCAAAGGAGCGTGCCGCGCAAATTGGTCGCCATGGTCTGGTCCCAGACCGCCACGTCCAGGTCGAGGATCGCGCGGTCGTGCGGAGTCAAATGCATGGCGCTCGCATTGTTCACAAGCACGTCGACCCCACCGAAGCGCCGCTTCGCCGTTTTGAACAGCTCTGCCACCGCCTGCGCATCTGCGATGTCCATGGCCACGGCCAGCGCTTGGCCCGCTTCGGCTGCGATCTGTGCGGTGCAGGCGATGGCAGCGGGGCCATCAATGTCGGCCACCACCACTCTGCCGCCCTCGCGCGCGATGGCGAGGGCGCATGCCTTGCCGATCCCGGCGCCGGCGCCGGTCACCACGGCCACCTTGCCTTTAAATCGTTCCATCATGTTCTCCTGGATTGCGTAGGTCTTTCGCTGCATGTCGCTCAGCGTCTGCCGGAGAGGGCGTAGGGCCGGGGTTGGTGCAATGGTCATCGCCGGCTTCGCTTTCGATCACCCGAATGGCCGCGACCGGGCACTGGCTGGCTGCTAGGCGCACGGCGGCGTGCAGCGCCTGCGGGACCGTCGCCATGCACACTTCCGCCACGCCGTCCGGCTCGCGCTGACGAAAGGTGCCCGGCAGCGTCAACACGCACTGACCAGTGGTTCCGCACAGGTCCTGGTCGACCACGACGCGAACCTCAGCCGCCGCCTGCGCGTGTAGCCGCACCGGCAGCGCGCGGAACGTCCTAAGGAACGCTGAGGGCTCCCGGGTCGGCTGCTCGGCCAAGGCCAACGTGGGGAAGCGAGCCTGGATCTGCGGCAGGCTCTCGGCCAGTTGCACCC is a window of Rhizobium sp. CIAT894 DNA encoding:
- a CDS encoding SDR family oxidoreductase, which translates into the protein MERFKGKVAVVTGAGAGIGKACALAIAREGGRVVVADIDGPAAIACTAQIAAEAGQALAVAMDIADAQAVAELFKTAKRRFGGVDVLVNNASAMHLTPHDRAILDLDVAVWDQTMATNLRGTLLCCRQAIPQMIGRGGGAIVNMSSCQGLSGDTALTSYAASKAAMNMLSASLATQYGHAKIRCNAVAPGLVMTERLFAKLDECMQRHLHRHQLLPHVGRPEDVAALVAFLLSEEAAFITGQVVCIDGGMLAHVPTYADGGNSAARPAGDAAEATAASHW